One region of Candidatus Binatia bacterium genomic DNA includes:
- the murI gene encoding glutamate racemase, which produces MRAAAIGIFDSGVGGLTVAREIAEALPHEHLVYLGDTARAPYGTKSAEVVRRYSIENAAFLRDKGIKLLVVACNTASAVALDLLRAELDIPVLGVIDPGARAAVACTRNRKVGVIGTEATIASGSYTRALKALDPALEIYTRACPLFVPLAEEGWVDNDVARATAALYLTSLRRSGIDTLVLGCTHYPLLSPVIAATMGPSVRLVDSAHTTARAVRDTLGRHGLDRRRGAASVSFFVTDVPDPFVKVGSRFMGHRVESAVRIER; this is translated from the coding sequence TTGCGGGCCGCGGCGATCGGCATTTTCGACTCCGGAGTCGGCGGCTTGACCGTGGCGAGAGAGATCGCCGAGGCTCTGCCGCACGAGCACCTCGTCTACCTCGGCGACACGGCGCGCGCACCGTACGGCACGAAATCCGCCGAGGTCGTGCGCCGGTACTCGATCGAGAATGCCGCGTTCCTGCGCGACAAGGGCATCAAGTTGCTGGTGGTGGCGTGCAACACGGCATCCGCCGTGGCACTCGATCTGTTGCGCGCCGAACTCGACATCCCCGTTCTCGGGGTTATCGACCCCGGAGCCCGGGCCGCCGTGGCGTGCACGCGCAATCGCAAGGTCGGCGTCATCGGCACCGAGGCCACGATCGCCAGCGGATCGTACACCCGCGCGCTCAAGGCACTGGACCCGGCCCTCGAGATCTACACCCGGGCCTGTCCGTTGTTCGTGCCGCTCGCGGAGGAGGGTTGGGTCGACAACGACGTCGCGCGCGCCACCGCCGCGCTCTATCTCACCAGCCTGCGGCGCAGCGGCATCGACACTCTGGTCCTCGGCTGCACTCACTATCCGCTGCTCTCCCCGGTCATCGCCGCGACCATGGGACCGTCGGTCCGACTCGTCGACTCGGCGCACACGACTGCCCGAGCCGTACGCGATACGCTCGGGCGCCACGGCCTCGACCGCCGCCGCGGCGCGGCCAGCGTCAGCTTCTTCGTCACCGACGTGCCCGACCCGTTCGTCAAGGTCGGCAGCCGCTTCATGGGGCACCGGGTCGAGTCGGCGGTGCGCATAGAACGTTGA
- a CDS encoding radical SAM protein, producing the protein MPTMPSDGSNPPVIPTAPWQPESIWVGRDVAGTAVARRIVARLPGVPVQVVDEAGDADSGLRFVDGKRRLVIKRQNGSFLHHCPAGTPGLVCCNYLILNLAVNCPFDCGYCFLQDYAANNPALKVFANPEDGLAEVDAVLRAHPDRTFRIGTAELADSLALDHLTDLSQTLVPFFAGRPNAILELKTKSDRIENLLHLDPRDRVVVSWSLNSGAIMRGDEAGTATFEQRLAAARLVQNAGYKVGLHFDPLVAHEGWEEGYRVTVQSLATLDLGRIAWVSLGSLRMTPSLKAAVRARPTNGQVLSRHLLTGELVPGPDGKERAWRGLRTTMYRRTLAWLRELDARLPIYICMEPAGVWERVMGFAPTDREVALHLVAEG; encoded by the coding sequence ATGCCGACGATGCCGAGTGACGGGAGCAATCCGCCGGTGATACCGACTGCACCGTGGCAGCCCGAATCGATCTGGGTCGGGCGGGACGTAGCCGGGACTGCCGTGGCGCGGCGGATCGTTGCCCGGCTGCCCGGCGTGCCGGTGCAGGTCGTGGACGAGGCCGGAGATGCCGACTCCGGCCTGCGCTTCGTCGACGGGAAAAGGCGGCTCGTCATCAAGCGCCAGAACGGATCGTTCCTGCACCATTGCCCGGCCGGTACGCCCGGGCTGGTCTGCTGCAACTATCTGATCCTCAACCTGGCGGTGAACTGCCCTTTCGACTGCGGCTACTGTTTTCTCCAGGATTACGCCGCCAATAATCCCGCCCTCAAGGTGTTCGCGAATCCGGAAGACGGCCTCGCCGAGGTGGACGCGGTACTGCGCGCGCATCCCGACCGCACCTTTCGCATCGGTACGGCGGAGCTCGCCGACAGCCTCGCGCTCGATCATCTCACCGATCTCTCGCAGACGCTCGTACCCTTCTTCGCCGGCCGTCCGAACGCGATCCTCGAGCTCAAGACGAAGAGCGACCGCATCGAGAACCTCCTGCATCTCGACCCGCGGGATCGGGTGGTCGTGTCGTGGTCGCTCAACTCGGGGGCAATCATGCGCGGCGACGAGGCGGGGACGGCGACTTTCGAGCAGCGTCTCGCCGCCGCGCGCCTCGTGCAGAACGCCGGTTACAAGGTGGGCCTGCACTTCGATCCTCTGGTAGCCCACGAGGGTTGGGAGGAGGGTTATCGCGTCACGGTGCAGTCTCTGGCGACGCTCGACCTGGGCCGCATCGCGTGGGTGAGCCTGGGCAGCTTGCGCATGACCCCGAGTCTGAAGGCCGCCGTCCGCGCGCGTCCGACGAACGGGCAGGTCCTGAGCCGGCATCTCCTGACCGGCGAACTCGTTCCGGGACCGGACGGTAAGGAGCGCGCATGGCGCGGCCTGCGCACGACCATGTACCGGCGTACGCTCGCGTGGCTGCGCGAGTTGGACGCGCGTCTGCCGATTTACATTTGCATGGAGCCGGCGGGAGTCTGGGAACGCGTCATGGGATTCGCGCCGACCGACCGCGAGGTGGCGCTGCACCTGGTAGCGGAGGGGTAG
- a CDS encoding glycosyltransferase yields the protein MPALTRHGLPPAFRRFRRWCKTAAVLVSVVIPTFNRRTLVREAVISVAAQSGVDYELVVVDDGSTDGTAASLRAEFGGLVRLVETPNRGVAAARNAGVAASGGDWVAFLDSDDLWLPQKLAAQVDFLSSHRELRICQTEETWIRDGVRVNPCAHHRKPAGDIFVASLRLCLVSPSAVLLHRGLFDRIGGFDPSLPACEDYDLWLRIARTEPVGLVERPLVVKRGGHRDQLSRRFWGMDRFRVAALSRLLANGDLTDAQRGAARDVLKEKCAILSHGAARRGRLDEAERYAAIAAAFDLSPARATLAA from the coding sequence TTGCCTGCACTGACCCGCCACGGGCTGCCGCCCGCCTTTCGCCGCTTTCGGCGCTGGTGTAAGACTGCCGCCGTGCTCGTGAGCGTGGTCATTCCAACCTTCAACCGGCGCACACTCGTACGCGAAGCGGTGATTTCGGTGGCTGCGCAGAGCGGTGTCGATTACGAACTCGTCGTGGTCGACGACGGCTCGACCGACGGGACGGCCGCTTCCCTGCGCGCTGAATTCGGCGGCCTCGTGCGACTCGTCGAAACGCCGAACCGCGGCGTCGCGGCCGCCCGCAACGCCGGGGTCGCCGCGAGCGGCGGGGATTGGGTGGCTTTTCTCGATTCCGACGACCTCTGGCTGCCGCAGAAACTTGCCGCGCAAGTCGACTTCCTAAGCTCCCATCGCGAGCTGCGAATCTGTCAGACCGAGGAAACCTGGATCCGCGACGGAGTACGGGTGAACCCCTGTGCCCACCATCGCAAGCCCGCCGGCGACATCTTCGTCGCCAGCCTCCGGCTGTGCCTGGTCAGTCCGTCCGCCGTTCTCCTGCACCGCGGCCTGTTCGATCGCATTGGCGGCTTCGATCCGTCGCTTCCCGCCTGCGAGGACTACGACCTGTGGCTGCGCATCGCGCGGACGGAACCGGTCGGTCTGGTCGAGCGACCGCTGGTCGTCAAGCGTGGCGGCCACCGCGACCAACTGTCGCGCCGTTTCTGGGGTATGGACCGTTTCCGTGTCGCGGCCCTGAGCCGCCTGCTCGCCAACGGAGACCTCACTGACGCGCAGCGCGGCGCCGCACGCGATGTGCTGAAAGAGAAGTGCGCGATTCTCTCTCACGGGGCGGCCCGCCGCGGCCGCCTCGACGAGGCCGAGCGCTACGCTGCCATCGCGGCGGCGTTCGACCTATCGCCTGCCCGCGCAACGCTCGCAGCATGA